Below is a window of Brachyspira hampsonii DNA.
CCGGAAAACCGCATCCGCCGCAGTTAGCACCGGGAAGCATTTCAGTAAGTGTTGTAACTCTTTCATCTACTTCAACTCTGAAAATTTTTGAAGAAAATATTAATAAAACAGCCAATATCAAAGCAATTAAGCCTGAAGATATTGAAGCTACTAAAACAGATGTCATCATTTTTATTATCCTTATAAAATACTTCTAACACTCAAAATCATATTTTTATTATTCCGGAAAAACCATAGAAAATAAGTGCAAGTATACCTGCTGTGATGAAAGGCATAGCAGGACCTTTGAAAGCTTCCGGTATATCTGCAGTCATTAAACGCTCTCTTATACTAGCCATTATAACTAAAGCTAATGTAAAGCCAACTCCTGCACCTAAAGCGAATACTATATTTTGTATAAAGTTATATTTATATAAAACTCCAAATAAAGCTAATCCTAATACACAGCAGTTAGTAGTAATAAGAGGAAGGAATATACCTAAAGCCAAATATAAACTTTCGCTTGTTTTTCTTACAACCATTTCAACAAATTGTACCAAAGCCGCAATTACTATAATGAAAAGTATAGTTTGTAAAAATTCTATTTTAAAAGGTACTAATATATAGTATTGTATCATCCAGCTAACAGCAGCAGTCAAAACCAATACGAAAGTAACGGCAATACCCATACTTATTGCTGAATCTAATTTGTTGGATACGCCTAAAAACGGACATATACCTAAAAATTTAGTTAAAACGAAATTATTAACTAAAACAGTTGCTACAAATAATAAAATTAAATTAACCATTAGCTTTTCCTCCTCTAGCATCTATAGCTCTTTTAATAGCAATTAAAGTTCCTAAAGTGAAGAAAGCACCAGGAGCCATAATCATAACAACCCAAGGAGTAGTAATTTCATTATATGCATTCAAAGCAAAAGGCATAGCAGACTCAAAGAAACCTCTTAAAGTACCTACTATATCAAATCCGAGCCAAGTACCATTACCTAAAATCTCTCTGATAGAAGCAAGTAATGTTAAAGCAATAAAGAAACCTACACCATTACCTAAAGCATCAAAAATACTAGGTATAATT
It encodes the following:
- the rsxA gene encoding electron transport complex subunit RsxA, giving the protein MVNLILLFVATVLVNNFVLTKFLGICPFLGVSNKLDSAISMGIAVTFVLVLTAAVSWMIQYYILVPFKIEFLQTILFIIVIAALVQFVEMVVRKTSESLYLALGIFLPLITTNCCVLGLALFGVLYKYNFIQNIVFALGAGVGFTLALVIMASIRERLMTADIPEAFKGPAMPFITAGILALIFYGFSGIIKI